Proteins co-encoded in one Papaver somniferum cultivar HN1 chromosome 5, ASM357369v1, whole genome shotgun sequence genomic window:
- the LOC113277627 gene encoding uncharacterized protein LOC113277627, giving the protein MEYNAILAKSFSRKEQKKLSYGALLAFFVFLLTCFTVFKPSFSHLPILNSRLSINAARPRMLQIDENVISRSPRQILSTKMKLQAETRRTVCNILEPRSDYCDIEGDIRIHGILSTILFTSPQNGNIELNESWRIRPYARKGDKAAMTSTTELSVKSLVGNDRRINSVCSYTHGVPAIIFSLGGYAGNQFHDFSDILVPLFITSYQFHQQVQFLVKDFKPYWISKYMPILKQLSKYPIINMDNENNIHCYGRVIVGLKHHKEFGVDPFKSPKGYSVTDFTQFLRKAYSLNRSTAITINEGQNATTKPRLLIVSRKGTRKFTNEEEIANMATSLGYEVVVAEPGVTITPSEFARIVNSCDVMMGVHGAGLTNLAFLPTNAVVIQIIPLGGLEWLSRHDFGEPAVEMKLRYLEYKIREEESSLIEVYPRNHVVFRDPTSFSKLGWEAVKSVYLEKQNVKLDVASFRVTLVEALKLLHS; this is encoded by the exons ATGGAGTATAACGCAATACTGGCTAAAAGTTTTAGCCGGAAGGAGCAAAAGAAGTTGAGCTACGGAGCTTTGCTTGCGTTTTTTGTCTTTCTGCTTACTTGTTTCACTGTCTTTAAACCATCTTTCTCTCATCTCCCAATCT TGAATTCGAGGCTGTCGATAAATGCCGCCAGACCAAGAATGCTGCAGATTGATGAGAATGTAATCAGCAGAAGTCCTCGTCAAATATTAAGTACCAAAATGAAGCTGCAGGCTGAAACCCGGAGGACTGTGTGCAATATATTGGAACCACGGTCAGATTATTGTGATATTGAAGGAGATATAAGAATCCATGGGATACTATCAACCATCCTTTTTACTTCACCTCAGAATGGCAATATAGAGTTGAATGAATCATGGAGAATCAGACCTTATGCTCGAAAAGGAGATAAAGCAGCAATGACATCCACTACAGAATTATCAGTAAAATCCTTGGTCGGAAATGACAGAAGAATAAACTCTGTTTGCAGCTATACTCATGGTGTTCCCGCAATTATTTTCTCCCTTGGAGGTTATGCTGGGAACCAATTTCATGATTTTTCAGATATTCTTGTTCCACTTTTTATTACTTCCTATCAGTTTCACCAACAAGTTCAATTTCTTGTCAAAGATTTCAAACCTtattggatttccaaatatatgCCAATCCTAAAACAGCTATCAAAATATCCTATCATCAATATGGACAATGAAAACAATATCCATTGTTATGGTAGAGTTATCGTCGGTCTCAAACATCACAAGGAGTTTGGTGTTGATCCTTTCAAGTCTCCAAAAGGCTATTCGGTGACAGATTTCACTCAGTTCTTGAGAAAAGCATACTCTCTGAATAGATCAACAGCCATAACAATCAATGAAGGTCAAAATGCAACCACGAAACCGAGGCTCCTAATTGTTTCACGTAAAGGTACTCGAAAATtcacaaatgaagaagaaatagcTAATATGGCTACAAGCTTAGGATATGAAGTAGTTGTAGCAGAACCGGGGGTTACAATAACGCCGTCAGAATTCGCCCGTATAGTGAATTCTTGTGATGTAATGATGGGTGTCCATGGTGCTGGTTTAACTAATCTTGCATTCCTTCCAACTAACGCAGTAGTGATTCAAATAATTCCTTTGGGTGGATTGGAATGGCTTTCAAGGCATGATTTTGGGGAGCCAGCGGTAGAAATGAAATTGAGATACTTGGAGTATAagataagagaagaagaaagcagtTTAATAGAAGTATACCCGCGCAATCATGTTGTCTTTAGGGACCCAACCTCATTCTCAAAACTAGGGTGGGAAGCAGTTAAATCTGTTTATCTTGAGAAACAAAATGTAAAGCTTGATGTTGCTAGTTTTAGGGTTACTTTGGTAGAAGCGCTTAAGCTTCTCCATTCATAG